CGACCGCCCAGCTCGGGATGCTCAGCGGGCGCATCGAACTGTCCAGCAGCGGACGCATCAAGGTCGAACCCCGCGATCTCGGCGACACCCTGGTCTATTTCGTTCCCGACCAGGGCAATGTGCGGGCCAAGCCCGGGCGCTACACCATCTACACCCAGGGCAAGGCCTTCGATCCGCCCCTGCTGGTGATCCCGCAGGGCAGCACGGTCTCCTTTCCGAATAATGATCCAGTGCGCCACAACGTGTTTTCGGCCACGCCGGGGGCCAGCTTCGATCTCGGTTTCTACGGCGAAGGCGAGACCCGCGAGCATGTCTTTGACCAGCCCGGGCTGGTAGTCGTGAACTGCAATGTGCACCACGTCATGCAGACCCAGGTGATGGTGCTGCCGACGGCATTCCAGTCCAAGGTGGATGCCCAGGGTCGCTATCAGCTCAAGGATCTTCCGATCGGACGCGGCACCCTGTACGTGTGGAACCCGCGCGCCAATCTGCTGAGCCAGTCGATTGCCGTCACCGAGCGCGGCAATGTCGACCGCAAGCTGCTCCTGACCAAGCCCCGTGTCGGCGGCTGAGGACGATCAGGCATGAAAGGAATTTCCCACTGGTTGATCGGGCTCGCCGGGGCTGCGCTGTTGATGGGTGCCTGCTGGCTGATCGCGGCTCAACTGCAGTCCCTGCAACGGCAGACGGATGAGGACCGCGCAGCGCAGCTTCTGCAGACGGCCCAGGATCAGCTCGAAGTCAACGCCCGCTCGCAGCTGCGACTGCGCGCCGACCTGCTGGCAGCGGATGGTGCGACCATGGCCTATGTGGTCGATGCCCTTCAGCAGGGCTCGATACCGGGCGAGAATGTGGATGCGGCCTCGATCAGCGACGTGCTCGCCGAGCGACGCTCGCAGCTGGGGCTGGATCTGGTGGGTGTCATCGCCGTCGATGGCCGCTGGATCGCCGGCACCCGCCCCTGGACCGACGGCGGCAGCAGCCCGGCCCGCCATCCCTTGTTCCGGCAGGCCCGCGATAGCCACGAGGCAGCCACCGGTCTGGTGCTGGACGAGCGTCGGCTGTACCTGGCGTCAATCCAGCCGATCGTGCGCGCCGGCAATGTCGACGCCTACCTTTTTGCCGCCAACGAAATCGGCGCCGATTTTGTTGCCGCACTGGCAAGGCTGGCCCCGGTGGAAGTCAGCGTCTATGCCAGCAGTGATCCGCAGGGCAGCCTGCTGCAGTCCGCGCCAGAGCTGCTCGGAAAGGCCAGCGAAACCATGGTGCGGCCACTTTTCGCGGATGAAGCCACCGCCGAGCTGCGCTGGGCGCCGCTGATCGTGGGCGAGGACGACAGGGCCACGAACTGGCTGCTGGGCCTCGGTGCCGTGTTGTCCCTGGCCTGGATGGTGCTGGTGATCCTGTTCCGGCAACGGGTACTGGACCCGATGGACAACGCCTGCGATCTGCTCGAACGCGCCGCCCTGGGCGATTTCCACCTGCGCGCACCGGCCTGGCCCCGCGGCCGGCGCGGACGCTTTGCAGCGGCTTTTGACAGCCTGATGTTGCGCCTGGGTGCGCCCTGAGGCGCTCAACCATCCACCCCATCGGAGTTCTTCCATGTACAGATTGAATCGGCGCTGCGGCGCGCTGGCAGCGGCCATGCTGCTGTCTCTGGCCCAAGTGAATGCGGCTTCGGCGCAGAACCCTGACGACGCCTATTCGCCAGGCACCGGCGGCAAATTGCTGCTGACCGGCGGCGTCACCCAGATCGAGGGCGCGGGCGGCGGTGGACTCACGCCGTGGGCGCTGATCGGCGGCTACGGTTCGCGTGACCAGATCGGCGCCAACGCCTTCTACACCCGGGTCGATGTCGACGATTACGCGCTCGACGCCTATGGGGTGATGGTCGGCTTCTATGATCGCCTGGAACTCAGCTACGCCCGACAGTCCTTCGATACCCAGGACGTGGGCGCCGCGCTCGGTCTCGGTCGCGGCTTCCAGTTCGAACAGGACATCTTCGGCGCCAAGCTGAAGCTGGTCGGCGATGCGGTGCTGGAGCAGGACAGCTGGCTGCCGCAGATTGCAATCGGCATTCAGCACAAGCGCAACCAGCAGGGTGCGATCGTGCGCGCCGTCGGCGCAGAAGACGATTCCGGCACCGACGTTTATCTGTCGGCCACGAAGATCTTCCTGGAACAGAGTTTGCTGCTCAGCGGCACGCTGCGCTACACCGAGGCCAACCAGATCGGCATCCTCGGCTTCGGCGGCGATCGCAGTTCCGGCAGTTTCGAATGGGAAGGCTCCGCCGCGTATCTGCTGACCCGACAGCTGGCCCTGGGCGCCGAGTTCCGCACCAAGCCCGATCAGCTGGGCGTCGCCAAGGAAGACCTCTGGTGGGATGTGTTCCTGGCCTGGGCGCCGACGCGCCATGTCTCGGTGACGCTGGCCTACGTCGATCTGGGTAACGTCGTTGTCGCCGACCAGAGCGGTGCCTATCTCTCCGTCCAAGTGGGTTTCTGAGGAAAGATCATGAACATGCACAAGCATCTCCCGACGCTGGCCGCGCTCGTCTTCGCGCTCACGTTCAGCGCGACGCCGAGCTGGGCCGAGAACAGCAGCAGCGCAGAGATTCCGAACCCGGCGCCTGCCCATCCAGAGCTGCGGCCGGTCTTTGAAGCCTTCGGCGGCAAGGCCGGCATCACCGCGCTGATGGATGACTTCATGGTCATCCTGCTTGAGGATCCGCGCATGCGTCCCTTCTTCGAGAACGTCGATCAGCAGCGGGTCAAGGACAAGCTGGCCGAGCAGGTCTGCGTGATACTGGGCGGCGATTGCGAATACACCGGCATGGACATGGTCGAGGCCCATGCGGGCATGGAAGTGCGCCATGCCGATTTCAACATCCTGGTCGAAGACCTGCAGATCGCCATGGACCGCCGCGGCATTGCCACCCGCCACCAGAACAAGCTGCTGGCCAAGCTGGCGCCGATGCACCGGGAAGTGATCAATCGCTGAGACCGCGCACCGGCCATCAACGACCTTGTCAAACCGGAGCGGCTTCGAGGAGGGCCGCGCGCCTGCGCGGCCGCTCTGGTCGCTGGCAGTAGGAGCGCCCTCGCGGCGCGACCGCTGTGACGGACGTACGGCGTGCCGGTCGCGACGCGAGGTCGCTCCTATGGGCTAGCGCAGCTCCACCCGAATCGGCTGCGCGGCCCAGGGGAAGCGCAGATGCAGCTGCCCGCTGGCGCTGTCGTGCCAGGCGGCTGACTTGCCGGATTGCCAATCGGATTCATTGCCCAGCGCCACGGCCTGCTGGTCCACGCTCAGCGCCTGCGGTGCGCTCTTCCAGCCATGCACCACCAGCTCCATCTGCCGAACGGCGGGCTTGCCGGCGTAGTCGCCGCCTTCGCGCTTGAGTTCGATGGTCAGGCCGCCATCCTGCTGCCTGGCCGAAAACTCCAGCACCTCGTTGTGGCCATTGTCCGGCGCCAATCGACTGTGGCCATCGTCATCGTACATCCGGCCGCTGGCGCTGCTGACGCTGGCGTCTGCGTAGTAGTGCAGCTCCAGGCGTTCGGTCGTGTACTGCTCGGTGTGGGCGAAGGGCGCCACCATGGGAATGAAGGCACCGGCCCGTACCAGCACCGGGATGGTGGCCGAGGACACCGCAATGCTTGCGGCCTGCCCGCCCTCGTGGCGCGCGTCCGACCAGAAGTCGAACCACACGCCCTTGGGCAGCTCCACCGTCTTGCTCATCTGTCCCGGATCGGTGATCGGCGCCACCAGAAAGGCGTCGCCCCAGTAGTAGGCATCACTGCGCTCGATCAGGCTGGCATCGGCCTCGTCGCCAAAGAACAACGGACGCATCAGCGGCATGCCGGTGCGGCTGTTCTCCCAGGCCAGCGTGTACAGGTAAGGCAGCAGTCGATAGCGCAGACGGATGGCGTCGCGCGCCAGCGCCACGGTCTGCGGGTCGTGGAATACCGGCTCGGAGGCGATGTGATCCTGCGCGTGCGGTCGGAACACCGGCTGGAACACGCCGTATTGCAGCCAGCGCAGGTAGAGATCGGCGTCGAAACTCTCGCCGCCAGCGAATCCGCCCAGATCCGAATGGGTATAGGCCATGCCGAGCAGGCTCATCTGCAGGGCCAGTTCCACCTGTGGCTTCAGGCCGCCCCAGCTGCGCTCGACATCACCGGTCCACGGAATCATCCCAAAGCGCTGCGAGCCCGGCGCACCGGCACGCATCATGATGAAGGGACGGCGATCGGGATAGGTGGCCACATGGTTCTCGTACAGCAGCTTGGCCCAGGTGTGGCCGTAGGCGTTATGCACTTCCTCGGCGGTGCCGTTGACGTGGATGGTGTCGGCCGGATGCACTTCGGGTTCACCAAGGTCTCCCCACCAGCCAGCCACGCCCTGGCGCATCAAGCCAGCGTAGATGTTCCAGAACCAGCTCGCGGCCTCCGGCTTGAACACATCGATCAGCCCGGTGTTGCCGAAATAGAAATCGTAGGTCTTGGGCTGGCCGGCCACGTTCAGCGCCAGCACCCCGGCCTCGACGGCCTCTTGCCAGCGCGTGGATGTGGTCAGGATGAAAGGCTCGGTGACGAGGATGGTCTTGATGCCCTGCGCGCGTAGGTCAGCCAGCATCTGCTCTGCATTGGGGAAGGTCTCGCGGTCCCAGTCGAGCTTGCCCAGATGGCCCTGGATGTCCTTGCCGAACCAGTACAGATCGATGACCACTGCATCCAGCGGGATATCGGCCTGCTGGAATTTCGCCACCACCTCGCGCACCTCGGCCTCGCTGCGATAGCCAAAACGCGAGGCGTAGTTGCCGAAGGCCCAGCGCGGCGGCAGCGGCTGGGTGCCGGTGACGCGCACATAGTTGTGGATCAGCTCGGGGTAGCTGTCACCGGCAAACACCAGATAGCTGAGGCGCCCGGCCACCGCCTGGAATTCGAGAATGTCCGGATCGGTCTTGCCCAGATCGACCGTGCCGCTGGCGGAGTTGTCGAAGAGCAGCAGGTACTTGTGGCTGGACATCACCGCCGGCAGGCTGAAATACATCTGCTCGGATTCGGTGGTGTAGCCGTAGTGCGGCTTGTTGTAGAGCGGCAGCCGATGGCCGCGCCGGTTCATGCCGAGCACACGCTCGCCGGCGCCCATCAGCTTTTCGTCCGGATCCAGATGGAAACGGAAGCCGCGCACGGTTTCGAAGGCGTAGGCGCCCTGCTCTTCGGCCAGCAGCAGCTGGCCCTTGCGGTAGTAGCGGATGCGCAGCGGTGACTTGTCGATGCGCGCCTCCAGCTCGGTGCTGGCAAAGACCAGCTGGCCGGCGCTCTCGGTCATCGCCGTGGTCAGTGGCGGTGGCGCTGCGGCGATGCTGTAGGACGGCAGCTGCTTGACGCCTTTCGGTTGGTAGTGGGCTTCAATGGCCCCAGCTTGCTGAAAGGTCAGCGTGAGCGCGCCCTCGCTGGTCTGGATGTCGAGGCGGTTGCCGGATTGCTGGTGGCTCAGATAGTCGGCGGCGGCCGCGGAGACCGACAGCAGCAGCAGGAGCAGCGCAGCCACGTAGCGAAGGTGGGACGCCCATCGGGCCAGGTGCTCGCGGCCGATGTCACGTAGTTCCTGCGGGACAACATGATCTACGTCGGCGGTGGCGGAGCCTTGCCATCGGTTTCGTTGGGAGTCGATTGAATGTAGGTCACGTTGGCCGCGCAGCGGGCTACGTGACGTGATCTGGCACGAGGCTTCGATTCGACCGACGTGCCTACGGGCGATCGATGGCCGGCTCATGGCTGCACCTCAAACAGATAGGCCGCCAGCGGCGGCAGGGTGATCGGCAGCGAGGCTCCCGTCGGCGATACCACCAGCGGCACGTTCAATCCGCTGCCCAGTTGTTCGACCAGCGTGTGCGTGCCGCTGTCCAGATGCCAGTTGGCGACGATGTCCAGGGGAATCTCCAGATTGAGCTCGTAGCTGCGATCGCTGCGGAAGTTGGCGATGACCAGCAGGCGCTGCTCGGGGCTCCAGCGGGCAAAGGCGAACAGCCGATCATCGTAGCCCGGCGTCAGCGCACGATTGACCCGGTGGATCTCGGCGTAGGCACCGCGCATGGCCGGGCTGTCGGCCACGAAGCTCAGCAGCCGGGCGTGGTAATCGCGCAGGCTGCGTTCGTCCGGAGTGGACGCGCCACCGTCGAAGGCACCCTGGTTGTTCCAGCGCTGCTGGCTCGGTACGCCCCAGTAATCGAAGATCGTGGTCCGGCTGGCCTTGCCGAAACCGGCATCGCCGGCGCCAGGTTCGCCCAGCTCCTGAGCGAAATAGAGCATCGCCGGGCCACGATTGATGGTGGCCGAAACCAGCATCGCCGGGCGCCCGATCTCGGCGTTGCCGGCGAACTGCGGACTGGCGATGCGCTGCTCGTCATGGTTTTCCAGAAAGTGCAGCAGATGCTGATCGATATCGACGAAACGGTCCTGGATCTCGGCCAGCACATCGGTGCCGCCCCGATCCTGCATGACCAACTTCAGGCTGTCGTAGAAATCGACCTTGTCGTAGAGATAGTCCATGCGCCCCAGGCGCAGATAGTTGCGGTACTCGGCCGGGTTGTAGACCTCGGCCAGCAGGAAGGCCTCGGGATTGCGGCGCTTGATCGCCGAATTCAGATAGCTCCAGAACTCCACCGGCACCATCTCGGCCATGTCATAGCGGAAGCCGTCCACGCCCATGGCCTGCCAGTACTCGGCGATCTGCCGGAACTTGATCCAAGACGAGGGCACCGAGCGCCCTTCCCAGTAGGCGTAATGGTCGGCGATGTCGCGCTGCGCATAGTCGGGCGGCAGCGCATCGAAATCATGGCTGCCATCCGGACGCACGCCGAAGTTGATCTTGACCGTCTCGTACCAGTCATCGAATTTCGGCTGCGCGGCGCGAGAGCCGTTGCCGGTCCATTTGGCCGGATTCTCGTCGAATAGACCATCGACCAGCGGATGGGCCTCGCCGCCGAGCGGGCGATAGTCGGCCGGCCACTCGGGCACACGGAAAGGCTGACCCGGTACATAGTAGAAGTTGTTGTCGCGGGCGTATTCGACGCTGGAATCATCCGCGGCGCCGAAGTCCTCGATGCCCGCCGGCTTGGCGATCGAGCGATAGCCGCGCGCCACGTGGTTGGGCACGATATCGATGACCACGCGCATGCCGGCAGCATGGGTGCGCGCGATCAGCGCCTGGAACTCGGCCAGCCGCCGGGCCGGGTCCGTTGCCAGATCGGGATCGACATCAAAATAGTCGGTGATCGCATACGGCGAGCCGGCGCGGCCCTTGACCACGTCCGGATCGTCGGCCGGAATGCCGTAGTTCGAGTAGTCGCCCACCGAGGCATGCCGCGGCACCCCGGTGAACCACAGATGGGTGGTGCCCAGCGCCTTGATGCTGGCCAGCGCCGTGGCATCGAAATCGGCAAACTTGCCGACGCCGTTGTCAGCAATGGTGCCCCAGGCTTTGTTCCTCGTGATCCGATTGCCATGCAGGCGCGTGAACACCTGATAGACCACCGGCTTGCCGGTGATGGCCGGCAGCTCAATGGGCGCGGTCGGCGCCTGGGGTTCAGGCTCGGCCAGCGCGCTCCGCGGCGGCGGCGCTTGCTGACAACCCGCCAGACCCAGCATCAAGACGCCAGTCAGCGCCCCCCATCGATTGCCCATCATCCATCCTGCCTCCCAGCCGGTTGGCCGATGTTAGGACAGCCGCCGCCCCATCGGGGCACAGCGGCCAGCGATGCAATCGAATGCAGCGCCGCGTAGCCCCGCAAGCGGCACGCGCACCCGGGGAAACTGATCACACGCAGCGCTGCGCACGTGCGCGACCGCTGCTTTCCGTAGGAGCGCCCTTGCGGCGCGACCGCTGCCCTCGGAGCCTTGCGCCGAAACAGGTTCCAGGTCATGCAGGAGAAGATCCTCAACGCGGAGAACGCAGAGAGGCGCTGAGAACACGGAGAAGCGCTGATCGAGAGGGGCTTTTGGACTTTCTCCGCAATCTCTCTGCTTTTCCTTTGCGTTCTCTGCGTCCTGCTCCTGGCATCAGCTCAGCGCAAGTTCCGGTTTTCGCGGTCGCGACACGAGGTCGCTCCTACGAACGGGCGCAACGCACCTGGTCGCGACACGAGGTCGCTCCTACGAACGGGCGCAACGCACCTGGTCGCGACGCGAGGTCGCTCCTACGATCGGGCACGACGCACCCGGGGGGAATCAATTGGCGTGACAGCCGGGTTTGTCGATGCGCTCTGGAGGCGGCGTTTCGTCGAACACCGGATCCTCGCCCAACGCCGACTCGACCGAGGCCGCGGCCTCCGCCTCGACCGCCGGGTCGTAGTCCTCTTCAAGTCGGTGACCATAGATGTCGGCGTCGCGCCACTGTCCTTCGAACCAGACCAGCTTTTCCTCGAAGCTGATCGGCGCGTCGAAGAGGGTCAGGGAGGTGCGCACCAGGGTGGTTCTGGCATCGATAGGCTGCTCAGCCATGCGCACACTGGCCAGGATCTGGTCGGCATCGAGCCCGTAGATGGCCACCGCCTGCTTGGCCGAGCGCAGCGCCATGTCAGCCAGTCGCAAGCGCTTTTCAGGGCCTGACAAGGTCAGTTCCAGCGGGTGCGCGGCGCCGCTGGCCAGCACCCAGTCGCGGGCCAGCGTGAGCACCTGCTCGAAGTGCTTGCGGTCGGAAAAATCGGTGCGGGACATCCAGCCGGTCAGCGCCCACTGCAACTCGGTCAGCTGCATGCGCTCCAGCGGGCTCAGGCTGGTGCTGCTGGCGACGTGTTCACCGAGGGCGACCAGACCCATCTGGGCGCTGGCCAACGCCTGCGGCACGTAGGCTTGCCAGCTCGGATACCACAGCGCGCTGGTGCGAGCGACACCGTCGGGTTGCCGCAACAAAGTCCAGGTATCGATGAATTCCTGTTCACTGTCCGATTGCGGACCTTCGGCAATCTTGTCGGCGACCTCGGCCGGACTCAGGCCCAGGTCCTCGCTCAGCAAGGCCTGCAGCGCGGCGGGATCGATGCTCTCCAGATAGGCGGCGGCATCATTGCGTCGCAGCGCCTCGATCATCTTCAGCCGCGAATCGGTGGGGCGGCTGTCCGGCAGCTCGCTGGCAGCGGTTTCCGGCGTGGGGTGCAAATCCACCGAGGCCAGGGCCCCTATCGGCAGCAGCGATAACGCACACACAGCAGCGATCAGAATCTGGCGCATACCTTCCTCACCTCGTTGGGATCGGGAATCAGCTTGCAGTCTTGATCTGACCACGCCGAGTCTGGCTGCGGGCTGAATCGGGGCGGGCACGAGGCGAGGGCACGAGGGCAGGAGGGCACGGGGCACGGGGCACGGGGCACGGGGCACGGGCACGGGCACGGGCAAGGCTACGGGCTCCTGGCTCTTGTAGGTCCAGACTTGTCTGGACCTACAAGAGCATGGTCTTTCCGTCGCGCCCTCGCGGCTACCCCGCCCGCCGGGTACAGGTGAAGAAGCCGTTCAAGGTCAGTCGGCCAAGGGCGGGGTCGGCGCTGAGGCGTTGCGGTGCGGGAATGTCGCTGCAGTGAAACAGGTTGCCGTCGTAGAAGATCATGCGATTCCAGGCCGGCGCCACGCTCTGAACCTTCTCGAACCAGGCGTTGGACTCGGTCAGATAGCCCGGCGCCACGCCGTACTTGTCGGCGAACGCGGTGGCCGTCAAGGTGCCCGACTCATGCACCAGCAGATCGATCTCGGCCTGCGGTCGCCGCGGCACGAAGAAATTGGTGCCGCCCAGCGCCGGATCCTTGAACAGGTACAGCACCGACGCGCCGATGCGGTAGTGATCGCCCAGACCCATGCGGTCACGGTGGCAGATCCACTGCCGCGGCTGCAACTGCTCGGGCTGGAGCGTGACCAGAGCAAGGCGGCTGTGCACGCGCTCGGTGCGGCGGGCGCCGAGGCGGCTGCGGACATGCTGGGCGAAGTACTCGCCCAGGCGCTCGGAGATCAGATCCGGCATGCGCAGTTCCACGCCCGGGTAGGCGTTGTGGCCGGTCATTTCGAAATCGTCGCGATGCTGACAGGCACGATCGACCCAGGCCTGCGGATCCTGCAACACGTGGTCGATCACGTAACAGCGCTGGCCGGGTGTGATCGGAATCTCGCGGATATCGGGGTCGGGGTTGAACATCGGTGAGTGCTTGGGTGGATGACATCGGGATGCGTGCCGCGTGATTCTGTGGCATCGC
The sequence above is drawn from the Rhodanobacteraceae bacterium genome and encodes:
- a CDS encoding DUF3034 family protein — protein: MYRLNRRCGALAAAMLLSLAQVNAASAQNPDDAYSPGTGGKLLLTGGVTQIEGAGGGGLTPWALIGGYGSRDQIGANAFYTRVDVDDYALDAYGVMVGFYDRLELSYARQSFDTQDVGAALGLGRGFQFEQDIFGAKLKLVGDAVLEQDSWLPQIAIGIQHKRNQQGAIVRAVGAEDDSGTDVYLSATKIFLEQSLLLSGTLRYTEANQIGILGFGGDRSSGSFEWEGSAAYLLTRQLALGAEFRTKPDQLGVAKEDLWWDVFLAWAPTRHVSVTLAYVDLGNVVVADQSGAYLSVQVGF
- a CDS encoding group 1 truncated hemoglobin, encoding MNMHKHLPTLAALVFALTFSATPSWAENSSSAEIPNPAPAHPELRPVFEAFGGKAGITALMDDFMVILLEDPRMRPFFENVDQQRVKDKLAEQVCVILGGDCEYTGMDMVEAHAGMEVRHADFNILVEDLQIAMDRRGIATRHQNKLLAKLAPMHREVINR
- a CDS encoding DUF5110 domain-containing protein, with protein sequence MSRPSIARRHVGRIEASCQITSRSPLRGQRDLHSIDSQRNRWQGSATADVDHVVPQELRDIGREHLARWASHLRYVAALLLLLLSVSAAAADYLSHQQSGNRLDIQTSEGALTLTFQQAGAIEAHYQPKGVKQLPSYSIAAAPPPLTTAMTESAGQLVFASTELEARIDKSPLRIRYYRKGQLLLAEEQGAYAFETVRGFRFHLDPDEKLMGAGERVLGMNRRGHRLPLYNKPHYGYTTESEQMYFSLPAVMSSHKYLLLFDNSASGTVDLGKTDPDILEFQAVAGRLSYLVFAGDSYPELIHNYVRVTGTQPLPPRWAFGNYASRFGYRSEAEVREVVAKFQQADIPLDAVVIDLYWFGKDIQGHLGKLDWDRETFPNAEQMLADLRAQGIKTILVTEPFILTTSTRWQEAVEAGVLALNVAGQPKTYDFYFGNTGLIDVFKPEAASWFWNIYAGLMRQGVAGWWGDLGEPEVHPADTIHVNGTAEEVHNAYGHTWAKLLYENHVATYPDRRPFIMMRAGAPGSQRFGMIPWTGDVERSWGGLKPQVELALQMSLLGMAYTHSDLGGFAGGESFDADLYLRWLQYGVFQPVFRPHAQDHIASEPVFHDPQTVALARDAIRLRYRLLPYLYTLAWENSRTGMPLMRPLFFGDEADASLIERSDAYYWGDAFLVAPITDPGQMSKTVELPKGVWFDFWSDARHEGGQAASIAVSSATIPVLVRAGAFIPMVAPFAHTEQYTTERLELHYYADASVSSASGRMYDDDGHSRLAPDNGHNEVLEFSARQQDGGLTIELKREGGDYAGKPAVRQMELVVHGWKSAPQALSVDQQAVALGNESDWQSGKSAAWHDSASGQLHLRFPWAAQPIRVELR
- a CDS encoding alpha-amylase; translation: MLGLAGCQQAPPPRSALAEPEPQAPTAPIELPAITGKPVVYQVFTRLHGNRITRNKAWGTIADNGVGKFADFDATALASIKALGTTHLWFTGVPRHASVGDYSNYGIPADDPDVVKGRAGSPYAITDYFDVDPDLATDPARRLAEFQALIARTHAAGMRVVIDIVPNHVARGYRSIAKPAGIEDFGAADDSSVEYARDNNFYYVPGQPFRVPEWPADYRPLGGEAHPLVDGLFDENPAKWTGNGSRAAQPKFDDWYETVKINFGVRPDGSHDFDALPPDYAQRDIADHYAYWEGRSVPSSWIKFRQIAEYWQAMGVDGFRYDMAEMVPVEFWSYLNSAIKRRNPEAFLLAEVYNPAEYRNYLRLGRMDYLYDKVDFYDSLKLVMQDRGGTDVLAEIQDRFVDIDQHLLHFLENHDEQRIASPQFAGNAEIGRPAMLVSATINRGPAMLYFAQELGEPGAGDAGFGKASRTTIFDYWGVPSQQRWNNQGAFDGGASTPDERSLRDYHARLLSFVADSPAMRGAYAEIHRVNRALTPGYDDRLFAFARWSPEQRLLVIANFRSDRSYELNLEIPLDIVANWHLDSGTHTLVEQLGSGLNVPLVVSPTGASLPITLPPLAAYLFEVQP